TGATAATAATAAATCTGTACCGATACAGATCCCTTTTTTTATTATTGCAGCATAAGCACGCTAGATTTAATATGATGGTAAGCACCTGATTGAAGCTTGGCATACAAACACTATAGAGAAATCATGAACCTGATGATAAACAGCCAAGAACGTTTATTGGTTGCTGTACTTCACGAAGCGTACTGTCGAACTATATTTCAAAAAAATATATCTTATAAAGTGAGGACTTTGAGATCATGAACAGGATAAATTATTTACTGTTGCTAGGTATCGGCATGATCTGGGGTTCGCAATTTTTCTTTGTCGATTTGGTGATCAACTCCATTACGCCGATTACATTAGCGGCCTGCAAAGCTTTGCTAGGAACCCTCACACTTGCCATGTTAAATTTGTTCTCCGCTAAAAAGGAGAGCACGCAAGGACAATCTAAACTATGGAGCTCATTCATCTGGATTGGGGTGCTGGAGGCGGTTGTGCCCTTCATCTTGATCGGTTGGGGACAGCAGTATATTAACAGTAGCACGGCTTCTATTTTATTGGGTACCGTGCCGATCTTCACCATTATTTTTGTTAAAATTTTTGCACCGAACGAAAAGCTGCCATTCAAGAAATGGATGAGTATTATCATCGGATTTGGGGGGTTATGCCTACTATTCGCTCCTGATATTTCTTCAATCTCTTTTGCTGGGAATTTTATTGGTTATGTGGCTTTATTAGGCGCGTCTATTAGCTTTGCCGCATCGCTGCTTCTGATTAAACGGCTCCCTCCTATGTCTTCAATTCTAGCTATGCGAAATGTTCTATTCGTTGCGTCAATCATTTTACTGCCGCTTGCTTTTATATTTGAGGACCCATTAAGTATTCAATTGAGCTGGCAGCAAATCCTTGACGTTATTATATTAGGTGTACTTCAAGCTGGAATAGTATACATGCTGTATAATATGTTGATTAGGCGGACAAGCGCCGCATTTGCATCGCTCACTAACTATTTGGTACCCCTGTTCGGTATTTTGTTAGGAACAATAGTGTTGGGTGATCAGTTAACATGGAATTCTATCGTTGCGCTAATCGTTATTTTAGTTTCACTAGCAGTTGGTGAAAAAAGCTAGCTACCACCAACCATCATCATGCCTGCGAAAATAGAAAAATCCCTGCGTTGGCAGGGCTGGCAGGCTTCAGTGGTAATGTTACTATGGAGTCGATGAGACCCCTTATTCTTCATCCTTTCGTACTTCTTATATTTCAATTCATAACGTGACAAAGAATAGGCCGGGAGATGCTTGCTCCCGGCCTATCATCTCTTATTACCTATTAATTATGGTGCTTGCTGAAACAGTCTTTTTACCATCGCTCGAGATAAGATCATGACACTTCTTTCCTTCTATTGATTCAATTCTTGAATCGTTAACTGCCCAAGTTCGCCCAGCCTCCATATTGCAATTTTGTAGTATCCCCTTTGCCGTAAAGTACTCATCCACTGGGATATTGTCACATCGTCGGCATACCACACGGTATGCCTCACATGGTTATCATCGATATAGTCGAAGTACATACTGCCACTTGCGTTATCTCGCTTGGGAGAACTCACACTCTGAAGAGATAATTCCGCTGCCCGTTTCTCTGTCACTGCGGTCACCTTACCCTGCTCTGCCCAATCAAATCCTCCTGCTGATAACGCAATAATATTCTCTCCAGGCAACCGATCCATTCTCTTTGCCAGCTTGGTAATGAAGGCCAGATCTGCTTTGGGTCCTGGACCACTGTGAGTGCCGTATAGATTGTATGCCATCATAACGTAAGCTGGGCCTTCCGGCAGCTGCAATTTCTCAATGGGCATCCTTGATTCCAGCACGATTCTAAGCGATTTGCCCATCGCATGCAGTCTTTGGTACAACTCTCTATAAAAGGCGCAGACATGATCCCAATCGCTATCCTTGATTTTCTCGTAATCAATTTCTACACCGTGAAAGTCATATTTCGTTACCGCAGCCAATATCTCTTCTATATGCTTTTCTCGGCTTTTGTCTGTGGACATAAGCCTTGTAATCATGTCCGAATCCTTCTGTACCTCGGTTCCATCCTTCTTTATAAGGTCATTTACCAATGTC
The nucleotide sequence above comes from Paenibacillus sp. IHBB 10380. Encoded proteins:
- a CDS encoding glycosyl hydrolase family 18 protein; protein product: MFKVTGKWRVVVTITIIIGITAMYMGCEGRSHEEKKLVRVEPSLELSAWVVDWQWKSSIEDLREISKGLTSFQVFAAYFDESDSLYYTEQMQEALPRIFETAKQSGLTEVDLTLVNDLIKKDGTEVQKDSDMITRLMSTDKSREKHIEEILAAVTKYDFHGVEIDYEKIKDSDWDHVCAFYRELYQRLHAMGKSLRIVLESRMPIEKLQLPEGPAYVMMAYNLYGTHSGPGPKADLAFITKLAKRMDRLPGENIIALSAGGFDWAEQGKVTAVTEKRAAELSLQSVSSPKRDNASGSMYFDYIDDNHVRHTVWYADDVTISQWMSTLRQRGYYKIAIWRLGELGQLTIQELNQ
- a CDS encoding DMT family transporter; this encodes MNRINYLLLLGIGMIWGSQFFFVDLVINSITPITLAACKALLGTLTLAMLNLFSAKKESTQGQSKLWSSFIWIGVLEAVVPFILIGWGQQYINSSTASILLGTVPIFTIIFVKIFAPNEKLPFKKWMSIIIGFGGLCLLFAPDISSISFAGNFIGYVALLGASISFAASLLLIKRLPPMSSILAMRNVLFVASIILLPLAFIFEDPLSIQLSWQQILDVIILGVLQAGIVYMLYNMLIRRTSAAFASLTNYLVPLFGILLGTIVLGDQLTWNSIVALIVILVSLAVGEKS